The Sphingomonas sanxanigenens DSM 19645 = NX02 genome includes a region encoding these proteins:
- a CDS encoding TonB-dependent receptor, translated as MLWWLSTDNVSDTTKLRKAFAGSISVIALCASTGALAQVGAPSADQGTAGQEGAESPAAATATSTEDIIVTGLRGSLQRNLDIKRTSPGVVDVISSEDIGKFPDSNVAASLQRLPGVSINRSGSRGEPQGITVRGFGGDFNETLIDGRRLSTATGGRSIDFTTVGSDFIGQLAVFKTPDVTLSSSSIGATVNISYPKPFDRPGTRIAATAAGSIQDEAGKVVPTVGALISHTFADDTMGILADVIYTRRDTQTNRVFVSGWQGGLYAPCQLAGSTAASCAPTADATSAAWATPTNRRSVTGWYQQQYGADQRYTKDERIDGRVALQWQASDDVLLTIDDNYSRQTIRTDIAGFGVWFNQGDLRNVQLDENGTTVDFTQAGTPTDFVAGTDRSLLETNQVGLNLKWDATSNLKFELDGNYSKSQLNPDGRVSSENGDIGYGGDLGTTLGVQVNGNSKNSFPVFTTYGPNGDQSRWIDPTVIGSHVTVRQAQKNSDEIKQLRFNAAWEQDNLTIKAGAMYMEDRFKIQNSSTFVNNYWQAYAGYGLPSGRTTGVPIPTSLYQGTIDTDDWIPGFSGSLPSPLLVYDAREYQEYLEGLGNPQTQTIPGFNTGCCTPPFAGTFDLALDPGSVQDIREKTWAAYMRVDFNAEIADMPFRFNAGLRQENTNISSSGLGRLPLSITPSSADPTLLTVVFGETQPITTKSSYSYLLPSIDMKLEVTDKLHLRFDASRTLTRPALNTLTPVLNVGSGQRIGALTATGGNPALRPYLADNFDAAVEWYYQRNSYLSVNLFLKNVSNFVVAGTQRQTINDVGDPSTGQPAVFTVSQRVNGPDATVRGIELALQHVFGDTGFGFNANATFVNTNKPYDETDLSTSGFAVTGLANSANFVGFYDKNGFQARAAVNWRDKYLSQFGQAQNNSAFGAEPTFVNSALQVDFSTSYDFNEHYSIFLEVLNITNETQSTHGRFANQLLDVFAYGRRLTAGARVRF; from the coding sequence ATGCTGTGGTGGCTTTCGACCGATAATGTTAGCGATACCACGAAGTTGCGCAAGGCATTCGCCGGTAGCATCAGTGTGATTGCGCTTTGCGCGTCCACAGGCGCGCTGGCGCAGGTCGGCGCACCTTCGGCAGATCAGGGCACCGCGGGCCAGGAGGGGGCAGAATCGCCGGCGGCAGCGACGGCGACGTCCACCGAAGACATCATCGTTACCGGGCTTCGCGGCTCGCTCCAGCGCAACCTCGACATCAAGCGGACGTCCCCGGGCGTCGTAGACGTCATCTCCTCGGAAGACATCGGCAAGTTCCCGGACTCGAACGTCGCGGCCTCGTTGCAACGCCTGCCCGGCGTGTCGATCAATCGATCCGGTTCGCGTGGTGAACCCCAGGGCATTACCGTTCGCGGATTCGGCGGCGATTTCAACGAGACGCTGATCGATGGCCGGAGATTGTCGACCGCGACCGGCGGCCGATCGATCGACTTTACGACCGTCGGCTCCGACTTCATCGGCCAGCTGGCCGTCTTCAAGACGCCCGATGTCACGCTTTCCAGCAGTTCGATTGGCGCGACCGTCAACATCTCGTATCCCAAGCCTTTCGACCGCCCCGGAACGCGCATCGCGGCAACGGCTGCCGGATCGATCCAGGATGAAGCGGGCAAGGTCGTGCCGACGGTCGGCGCATTGATCAGCCATACGTTCGCCGACGATACGATGGGTATCCTCGCCGACGTGATCTACACGCGCCGCGACACGCAGACGAACCGCGTATTCGTCTCCGGCTGGCAGGGCGGCCTCTACGCGCCGTGCCAACTCGCCGGCAGCACGGCGGCAAGCTGCGCGCCGACCGCCGACGCGACGTCCGCGGCGTGGGCGACCCCGACCAACCGGCGATCGGTGACCGGCTGGTACCAGCAGCAATATGGTGCGGATCAGCGCTACACGAAGGATGAGCGGATCGACGGGCGGGTGGCCTTGCAGTGGCAAGCATCCGACGACGTGTTGCTGACGATCGACGACAACTATTCCCGCCAGACGATCCGTACCGACATCGCGGGCTTCGGCGTGTGGTTCAACCAGGGCGATCTGCGCAACGTCCAGTTGGACGAGAACGGCACGACGGTCGACTTCACGCAGGCGGGGACGCCCACCGACTTCGTCGCGGGAACCGACCGATCGTTGCTCGAGACCAATCAGGTCGGCCTCAACCTGAAATGGGATGCGACGAGCAACCTGAAGTTCGAACTGGACGGAAATTATTCGAAAAGCCAACTCAATCCCGACGGGCGCGTATCGAGCGAGAATGGCGACATCGGCTATGGCGGCGATCTCGGCACCACTTTGGGCGTGCAGGTCAACGGGAACAGCAAGAACAGCTTCCCGGTCTTCACGACTTATGGGCCGAACGGCGATCAATCGCGCTGGATCGATCCGACCGTCATCGGTTCGCACGTGACCGTAAGGCAGGCGCAGAAGAATAGCGACGAAATCAAGCAGCTCCGGTTCAACGCTGCCTGGGAGCAGGACAATCTGACGATCAAGGCCGGCGCCATGTACATGGAAGACCGGTTCAAGATTCAAAACAGCAGCACCTTCGTCAACAATTATTGGCAGGCCTATGCCGGCTACGGCTTGCCATCGGGCCGTACGACGGGCGTTCCGATACCGACGAGCCTCTATCAGGGCACGATCGACACCGACGACTGGATCCCGGGCTTCTCGGGATCGCTGCCCTCTCCGCTGCTGGTCTACGACGCGCGCGAATATCAGGAATATCTCGAAGGCCTGGGCAATCCGCAGACGCAGACCATCCCCGGCTTCAACACCGGGTGCTGCACACCGCCGTTCGCCGGGACCTTCGACCTGGCGCTCGACCCGGGTTCGGTCCAGGACATTCGGGAGAAGACCTGGGCGGCGTATATGCGCGTCGATTTCAATGCCGAGATCGCCGACATGCCGTTCCGGTTCAATGCCGGATTGCGCCAGGAGAATACGAACATCTCCTCGAGCGGTCTCGGGCGTCTGCCGCTATCGATCACGCCGAGTTCCGCCGATCCGACATTGCTTACCGTGGTGTTCGGCGAAACCCAGCCGATCACCACCAAAAGCAGCTATTCCTACCTCCTGCCCAGCATCGACATGAAGCTGGAGGTCACCGACAAGCTGCATCTTCGCTTCGATGCTTCCCGCACCCTCACCCGGCCGGCGCTGAACACCTTGACGCCGGTGCTCAACGTAGGCTCGGGCCAGCGCATCGGGGCGTTGACCGCAACCGGCGGAAACCCTGCGCTCCGGCCGTATCTGGCCGACAATTTCGATGCTGCGGTGGAATGGTATTATCAGCGCAATTCATACTTGTCGGTCAACCTGTTCCTCAAGAACGTGTCGAACTTCGTCGTCGCGGGTACGCAGCGCCAGACGATCAACGATGTCGGCGATCCAAGCACCGGCCAGCCGGCCGTGTTTACCGTATCGCAACGGGTCAACGGCCCGGACGCGACCGTTCGCGGCATCGAACTCGCACTCCAGCACGTCTTTGGCGATACCGGCTTCGGCTTCAACGCAAACGCCACGTTCGTGAACACCAACAAGCCCTATGACGAGACCGACCTGTCCACGAGCGGCTTCGCCGTCACCGGCCTTGCCAACTCCGCCAACTTCGTCGGTTTCTACGACAAGAATGGCTTCCAGGCGCGTGCAGCGGTCAACTGGCGCGACAAATATCTTTCCCAGTTCGGCCAGGCACAGAATAATTCCGCGTTCGGGGCGGAGCCGACGTTCGTCAATTCCGCACTCCAGGTCGATTTCAGCACCAGCTACGACTTTAACGAGCATTACAGCATATTTCTCGAAGTTCTCAATATCACCAACGAAACCCAGAGCACGCATGGCCGCTTCGCCAACCAATTGCTCGACGTCTTTGCATATGGTCGACGCCTGACGGCGGGAGCGCGCGTGCGCTTCTAG
- a CDS encoding glycoside hydrolase family 9 protein produces the protein MQRLLLTTCLLLALPGTAAAQQARDGSAIAINAKEYYEAPAVNVLVFSNQADGLFADAKISGVEIIQRDQRIATNGDVRLSATPGQWDPMARVVARRVDRAKGVIEVDLEYPDEGLRYTVRTEPAGADAVRVSVLLPASLSPALVGKAGFTLEFLPSAYFHQGYLADEAAGIFPLHPTSDMEATVQRNAASGRSDGGGAEPLPIATARRFVLAPSDAARRVSVASAGEPIALYDGRAQAQNGWFVLRGVLPGGRAGRVLDWTVTLSAAPGWHRPPVIGHSQIGYAPEQAKIATIELDEHDRGSGVARLLRIGADGREIVAASATPSMWGPFLRYRYRTFDFSQVRAPGLYVLDYRGTRTSPFRIDDGIYADAWHASLGVYLPVQMDHMAVNEAYRVWHGDSHRDDARQAPIDHEHIDLYRQGPSTDTRFAPGEHIPGLNVGGWLDAGDFDIRTQTQYAVVRSLVRSWEQFGIRRDTTSIDPQARRVEIHVPDGTPDILQQIRHGAVQLVAQFDAVGHAIHGIVEPDVGQYTHLGDAASKTDGLIYDATLSAGIVKGDRSGTPDDRWAFTSKSSALNYGSIAALAAASRALKGTDDAFAARCLDIAKRVWADEDGRAPDTFKHGNTTGGPLESERFGAAVELLAATRDPRYAQAIEAMLPRLSETFGRDAITALDAIPHMPPRYRAALEPMARRWAAAAAAFATENPYRVPITRGGWAGNGAVIGFGITAYRLHRAFPEVVPARHVFDALAFLHGNHPGSDISFVSGVGTRSKEVAYGSNRADFSYIAGGVVPGMLILKPDFPENHEDWPFFWGENEYVVDLGAAYVELANSAAALAAE, from the coding sequence ATGCAGCGCCTGCTTCTAACGACCTGCCTCCTGCTGGCGCTGCCCGGCACAGCTGCCGCGCAGCAAGCCCGCGACGGCAGCGCCATCGCCATCAACGCCAAGGAGTATTACGAAGCGCCAGCGGTGAACGTCCTGGTGTTCAGCAACCAGGCGGACGGGCTGTTCGCCGATGCGAAGATCAGCGGCGTCGAGATCATTCAGCGCGATCAGCGCATCGCCACCAACGGCGATGTTCGCCTGTCCGCTACGCCCGGCCAGTGGGATCCAATGGCGCGGGTGGTCGCGCGGCGGGTCGACCGTGCGAAGGGCGTGATCGAGGTCGACCTGGAATATCCCGACGAAGGCTTGCGCTACACCGTGCGGACCGAGCCGGCGGGCGCGGACGCGGTGCGTGTCTCGGTGCTGCTTCCCGCAAGCCTGTCGCCGGCCCTCGTCGGCAAAGCGGGCTTTACGCTTGAGTTTCTCCCTTCGGCCTACTTCCATCAGGGCTATCTCGCGGATGAGGCCGCGGGCATCTTCCCCCTCCATCCGACAAGCGACATGGAGGCCACCGTTCAGCGCAACGCGGCGAGCGGCCGCAGCGATGGCGGCGGCGCGGAGCCCTTGCCGATCGCGACCGCCCGGCGCTTCGTCCTGGCGCCGTCCGATGCCGCGCGGCGCGTGAGCGTCGCGTCGGCCGGCGAACCGATCGCGCTCTATGACGGTCGTGCGCAGGCGCAGAATGGCTGGTTCGTCCTGCGCGGCGTCCTGCCGGGCGGCCGCGCGGGACGGGTGCTGGACTGGACCGTCACGCTGTCGGCAGCACCGGGTTGGCACCGCCCGCCGGTGATCGGCCATTCGCAAATCGGATACGCGCCGGAACAAGCCAAGATCGCCACCATCGAACTCGACGAGCATGATCGCGGTTCCGGCGTGGCCAGGCTGCTGCGCATCGGCGCCGACGGTCGGGAAATCGTCGCGGCATCGGCGACGCCGTCGATGTGGGGACCTTTCTTGAGGTACCGCTACCGCACGTTCGACTTCTCCCAGGTTCGGGCGCCCGGGCTTTACGTTCTGGACTATCGGGGCACGCGCACGTCACCCTTCCGCATCGACGACGGGATCTATGCCGATGCATGGCACGCATCGCTGGGCGTCTATCTGCCGGTGCAGATGGACCATATGGCCGTGAACGAAGCCTATCGCGTGTGGCATGGCGATTCCCACCGCGACGATGCCCGCCAGGCCCCGATCGATCACGAGCATATCGACCTTTACCGGCAGGGGCCGTCCACCGACACGCGCTTCGCGCCGGGCGAGCATATCCCCGGCCTGAACGTGGGCGGCTGGCTGGATGCCGGTGACTTCGACATCCGGACGCAAACGCAATATGCCGTCGTCCGCTCGCTGGTCCGCAGTTGGGAGCAGTTCGGCATCCGGCGCGACACCACCAGCATCGATCCCCAGGCACGGCGCGTGGAGATCCATGTGCCGGACGGGACGCCGGACATCCTGCAGCAGATCCGGCACGGCGCCGTTCAACTGGTCGCCCAGTTCGATGCGGTCGGGCATGCCATTCATGGCATCGTCGAGCCCGATGTCGGCCAATACACGCACCTGGGCGATGCGGCGAGCAAGACGGACGGCCTGATCTACGATGCGACGTTGAGCGCCGGCATCGTGAAGGGTGATCGTAGCGGGACGCCCGATGATCGCTGGGCATTCACCAGCAAATCGTCCGCACTGAACTATGGCTCGATCGCGGCGCTGGCGGCGGCCTCGCGAGCCCTCAAGGGGACCGACGATGCGTTCGCGGCGCGCTGCCTCGACATCGCGAAGCGTGTCTGGGCCGATGAGGATGGCCGCGCGCCCGACACGTTCAAGCATGGCAACACCACCGGTGGTCCGCTTGAATCCGAACGTTTCGGCGCTGCCGTCGAACTGCTCGCGGCGACGCGGGATCCACGATATGCGCAGGCGATCGAAGCGATGCTCCCGCGCCTTTCTGAGACGTTCGGCCGCGACGCGATCACGGCGCTCGATGCCATTCCCCATATGCCGCCGCGTTACCGCGCGGCTCTCGAGCCCATGGCCAGGCGATGGGCTGCCGCAGCAGCCGCCTTTGCAACGGAAAACCCCTATCGGGTGCCCATCACCCGGGGCGGCTGGGCCGGCAACGGCGCAGTCATCGGCTTCGGGATAACCGCGTACCGGCTCCATCGCGCGTTCCCGGAGGTCGTACCGGCCAGGCATGTGTTCGATGCGTTGGCCTTCCTGCACGGCAATCATCCGGGATCCGACATCTCGTTCGTGTCCGGCGTGGGGACGCGCTCCAAAGAAGTCGCGTACGGCAGCAATCGCGCCGATTTCAGCTACATCGCCGGCGGCGTGGTCCCCGGCATGCTCATCCTGAAGCCGGACTTTCCGGAGAACCACGAGGATTGGCCATTCTTCTGGGGAGAGAATGAGTATGTCGTCGATCTCGGTGCCGCCTATGTGGAGTTGGCCAATTCGGCGGCAGCATTAGCGGCCGAGTGA
- a CDS encoding sialate O-acetylesterase: protein MGHHWRSLCRRRPFLSACAAIGVAAPLAAAPPRIDVPLGDHAVLQRDQIVVVTGSAAPHERLAVKLGAQRVDATADAQGQWRAELKPLKAGGPYRLDVTGAGGETTTLSDLLVGDVWLCSGQSNMEYPLKAALNGSALVESAADPQLRLLTMAQRVAFSPDTPLPERPSWSAATPESAADFSAACFLMVKALKAEQRVPMGAIDASWGGTQIRPWIPAQQARALPGMAEDADLLGLYHRDPPAAMARFARRWGAWWRGKSGDAVGSEPWNAPDKRSWHPVPRIAAWEDWGVPETADFNGTIWFRQGFDLPQAPKGAAELDLGGIDELDVAWVNGVPVGSSFGWGTARRYTVPASALRAGRNEIVVAVSDSWATGGMLGPAEDMQIRPAGEMPIALGNGWRYSVQKPDLGRAPRMPWESHAGLSTLYNGMIAPLGPIGLKGVAWYQGESDAGLPGYDSRMAALMAGWRQQFRAPALPFVIVGLANFGPLTGAPVDSGWAVVRDEQRKAAAGDGHAAIVTAVNIGERTDIHPANKNELAKRMARAAAVLAYSDERPASGPLAVRAVRDGDDVLISFVGITGRLNASSAPGPIGFELCGAGRCRFARARIEGDRIRLNGDGAAVEQVRYAWADAPIVNLFDDAGLPAVPFALGIEPRSER, encoded by the coding sequence ATGGGGCATCATTGGCGAAGCCTGTGCCGGCGGCGGCCGTTTCTGTCGGCATGTGCGGCGATCGGCGTCGCTGCGCCTCTGGCGGCCGCACCGCCGCGGATCGATGTCCCGCTGGGCGATCATGCCGTGCTCCAGCGCGACCAGATCGTCGTCGTTACCGGGAGTGCCGCTCCCCATGAGCGTCTGGCCGTAAAGCTCGGCGCGCAACGGGTTGACGCGACGGCCGATGCGCAGGGGCAGTGGCGTGCCGAACTCAAGCCGCTCAAGGCGGGCGGCCCCTACCGCCTGGACGTTACCGGCGCCGGTGGCGAAACCACGACCCTCAGCGACCTGCTGGTCGGTGATGTCTGGCTGTGTTCGGGACAGTCGAACATGGAATATCCCCTCAAGGCGGCGCTCAACGGCAGCGCCCTCGTCGAGAGCGCGGCAGACCCGCAGCTGAGGCTGCTGACCATGGCGCAACGGGTCGCCTTCTCGCCCGACACGCCTCTTCCGGAACGGCCTTCATGGTCGGCGGCGACGCCGGAAAGCGCAGCGGATTTCTCGGCCGCCTGCTTCCTGATGGTCAAGGCGCTCAAGGCGGAACAGCGCGTCCCCATGGGTGCGATCGATGCGAGTTGGGGCGGAACCCAGATCCGGCCCTGGATTCCGGCGCAGCAAGCCCGCGCGCTGCCCGGCATGGCGGAGGACGCGGATCTGCTCGGCCTCTACCATCGCGATCCCCCGGCGGCGATGGCCCGGTTCGCCCGGCGGTGGGGCGCCTGGTGGCGGGGCAAGAGTGGCGACGCCGTCGGCAGCGAGCCTTGGAACGCGCCGGACAAGCGCTCATGGCACCCCGTTCCGCGCATTGCCGCGTGGGAGGACTGGGGCGTGCCGGAAACTGCCGATTTCAACGGCACGATCTGGTTTCGCCAAGGATTCGATCTTCCGCAGGCCCCCAAAGGCGCCGCAGAGCTCGATCTTGGCGGCATCGACGAACTCGACGTGGCATGGGTTAACGGCGTGCCGGTGGGTTCCAGCTTCGGCTGGGGAACAGCCCGGCGTTATACCGTACCGGCTTCTGCCCTTCGTGCCGGGCGCAACGAGATCGTCGTCGCGGTGAGCGACAGTTGGGCAACGGGCGGCATGCTCGGCCCCGCCGAGGACATGCAGATCCGCCCGGCCGGGGAAATGCCGATCGCGCTGGGGAATGGCTGGCGCTACTCGGTGCAGAAGCCCGATCTCGGACGCGCGCCGCGTATGCCGTGGGAGAGCCACGCAGGCCTGTCGACGCTGTATAACGGGATGATCGCCCCGCTGGGCCCGATCGGGCTCAAGGGTGTGGCGTGGTATCAGGGCGAATCCGACGCCGGCCTGCCGGGCTATGATAGCCGCATGGCCGCGCTGATGGCCGGCTGGCGGCAGCAGTTCCGCGCCCCCGCCCTTCCCTTCGTGATCGTCGGCCTTGCGAACTTCGGGCCGCTCACGGGGGCGCCGGTCGATAGCGGCTGGGCCGTGGTCCGCGACGAGCAGCGCAAGGCAGCGGCCGGCGACGGGCACGCGGCGATCGTTACCGCCGTCAACATCGGCGAGCGGACGGACATTCACCCGGCGAACAAGAACGAGCTGGCGAAACGCATGGCGCGTGCCGCTGCCGTGCTTGCCTATAGCGACGAGCGGCCGGCCTCCGGGCCGCTGGCAGTGCGCGCCGTGCGCGACGGTGACGATGTCCTGATCTCCTTCGTCGGCATCACCGGCAGGCTGAACGCATCGAGCGCGCCCGGCCCGATCGGCTTCGAACTGTGCGGCGCGGGTCGGTGCCGTTTTGCGCGCGCGCGGATCGAAGGCGATCGCATCCGTCTCAACGGTGACGGCGCCGCCGTTGAGCAGGTGCGCTACGCGTGGGCGGACGCACCGATCGTCAACCTCTTCGATGACGCCGGCCTGCCGGCCGTGCCGTTCGCACTCGGCATCGAACCGCGCAGCGAACGATGA
- a CDS encoding SapC family protein: protein MTTALEQPDPGRHGSLRVGDPLAAPVPVLVQIIADEFAAASALCPVMLTKHPETGGFYVAALLGLKPDEPALITRDELAGTFRPLDVERRGFYLADDGIAIDPRDPRFGDQSGEPLFAADGRPGVALQRMTAIVRKLRDGLQHTDDFIAAMMTLKLVEPIDIELGFDDGDKLTLAGLYTISLDALADLADDQIVALFRAGHLQLAYAMTGSIRQFSRLAQRRNAGLSAPVR, encoded by the coding sequence ATGACGACAGCGCTTGAGCAGCCCGATCCGGGCCGGCACGGATCTTTGCGTGTCGGAGATCCTCTCGCTGCGCCCGTTCCGGTTCTCGTCCAGATCATCGCTGACGAGTTTGCGGCGGCGTCGGCATTGTGCCCGGTCATGCTGACCAAGCACCCCGAAACGGGGGGCTTCTACGTCGCGGCATTGCTCGGTCTCAAGCCGGATGAGCCGGCGCTGATTACGCGCGACGAACTTGCAGGCACCTTTCGGCCGCTCGACGTCGAGCGGCGGGGCTTCTATCTGGCGGATGACGGCATTGCGATCGATCCGCGCGATCCGCGGTTCGGCGATCAGAGCGGCGAACCGCTGTTCGCCGCGGATGGACGGCCCGGGGTGGCGCTCCAGCGGATGACGGCCATCGTCCGGAAACTTCGCGATGGGTTGCAGCATACCGATGATTTCATCGCTGCGATGATGACGCTGAAACTGGTCGAGCCGATCGACATCGAACTCGGCTTCGACGATGGCGACAAACTCACGCTGGCCGGGCTCTATACCATCAGCCTCGATGCGCTTGCGGATTTGGCGGACGACCAGATCGTTGCGCTGTTTCGCGCCGGGCATCTCCAACTCGCTTACGCGATGACCGGATCGATCCGCCAGTTTTCGCGACTGGCGCAACGTCGCAACGCCGGTTTGTCCGCGCCGGTGCGATGA
- a CDS encoding cupin-like domain-containing protein: MIDIEEIVPAAIGNAAAFRERVIEPCQPVVLRGACRHWDIVEQSGATMLDRLLRFDSGRPAEIFVGPSTIAGRYRYGEHLVGFNFDREFSPLPAAFERMLHAAADPQAPTIYAGSLPADTYFPGFADSHPMPLIGQGVTPRIWIGNASNIACHYDAFDNLACCVVGHRRFTLYPPVAIADLYVGPIDHTMAGQPIALAADAAADEARYPRLARARAASVVVTLAPGDALYLPKLWWHQVEAQDSLNCLVNYWWDAFSAGPDAPMTAMMLAMIAIAERPAAERAAWSAWFEHYVFRPNGHPLAHLPPEQHGVLGPLSQGNYGRLRAMVMQLLRGR, translated from the coding sequence ATGATCGACATCGAGGAGATCGTGCCCGCGGCGATCGGCAACGCCGCGGCGTTTCGCGAGCGCGTGATCGAACCTTGCCAGCCGGTGGTGCTGCGAGGCGCATGCCGGCACTGGGACATTGTCGAACAATCCGGCGCCACAATGCTGGATCGTCTGCTGCGGTTCGATTCCGGAAGGCCCGCCGAAATCTTCGTCGGCCCATCGACCATCGCAGGCCGCTACCGCTATGGCGAGCATCTCGTGGGGTTCAACTTCGACCGCGAATTTTCGCCCTTGCCCGCAGCGTTCGAACGGATGCTGCACGCGGCCGCCGATCCTCAGGCGCCGACCATCTACGCGGGATCCTTGCCGGCCGACACCTATTTTCCGGGCTTTGCCGACAGCCATCCGATGCCCTTGATCGGGCAGGGGGTGACCCCGCGCATCTGGATCGGCAATGCCTCGAACATCGCCTGCCATTATGACGCGTTCGACAACCTCGCCTGCTGCGTGGTCGGCCATCGGCGCTTCACCCTCTATCCGCCGGTAGCGATCGCCGACCTCTATGTCGGGCCGATCGATCATACGATGGCGGGTCAACCGATCGCGCTGGCAGCGGATGCGGCGGCCGACGAAGCGCGCTATCCGCGGCTTGCGCGGGCGCGCGCGGCGTCCGTCGTCGTCACGCTTGCGCCGGGCGACGCCTTGTACCTGCCCAAACTCTGGTGGCACCAGGTCGAGGCGCAAGACAGCCTCAACTGCCTCGTCAACTATTGGTGGGATGCCTTCAGCGCCGGTCCGGATGCACCGATGACGGCTATGATGCTGGCCATGATCGCCATCGCCGAGCGCCCCGCCGCCGAACGCGCGGCATGGAGCGCCTGGTTCGAGCATTATGTGTTCCGCCCCAACGGGCATCCGCTCGCACATCTGCCGCCGGAGCAGCATGGCGTACTCGGCCCGCTCTCCCAGGGGAATTACGGTCGCCTGCGCGCCATGGTCATGCAGCTTTTGCGAGGCCGCTAG